CGGTCGTCGAGCATGAGGCCGCAGTCCTCGCACTCGTACCAGGTCTCGCCGTCTCGTTCTCGTTTCACGACCATGCTGGAACCATGCCGGCCGACACCTTTCAACCTCACCCGGAGTTTCGAGGCATGCCCAGAGGACAATTCTCAAGTCACGTCGATGAAAAGAAACCGGTATGAGTTCCCAGGCAGGGACCGACCTGGTCATGACGGTACGAGCCGCCGAGAAGCGCGACGCCGGTCGCGGTGTCGCACGCATCCCCGAATCGGCCCGCAAGGCTCTCGGGGTGCTGAGCGGCGACACCGTCGTCATCGAAGGGTCCCGCCGGAGCGTCGCGAAGGTCTGGCCCGCCGGCCCCGACGTCCCCGACGGCGTCATCCAGATCGACGCCGACACGCGGGCCAACGCGGGCGCGAAGGTCGGCGAGAGCGTCACCGTCTCCGCCCGCGAGGTCGAGGACGCCGAGGTCATCCACCTCGCCCCGCCGGAGACCCTCGAACGCGTCCCCACCGGCATCATCCAGCGCGCCATCACCCGCGACCTCGAGGGCCGGCCGGTCAGCGTCAACGAGCGCATCCGGCTGGAGCGCATCTCCTCGACGCCCTTCCGCATCGTCTCGACCACGCCCGACTCGCCGGTCCGCATCACGAGCGCCACCGAGATCGTCGTCGAGGGTGAGGCCTACGACCCCGAGCGACGCGCCCCCGCCGGGACCGACGGCCAGCCGAAGACCGCCGACGGCACGCAGTCGCCACCCCCGGAGAAGCCCAGCGGCGTCACCTACGAGGACATCGGCGGGCTGGACGACGAGCTCGAACTCGTCCGCGAGATGGTCGAACTCCCGCTCTCCGAGCCGGAGC
This window of the Haloarchaeobius amylolyticus genome carries:
- a CDS encoding DUF7128 family protein → MVVKRERDGETWYECEDCGLMLDDRDDAKAHESACTGEEPGYIQ